In the Struthio camelus isolate bStrCam1 chromosome 16, bStrCam1.hap1, whole genome shotgun sequence genome, CTACGTCTTCCGGAGCTGGGACGTGCTGCGCACGGTGACGGCCGATATGCGGGCGCTGGTGGTGGACTGGCTGGTCCAGGTGCACGTAGGTACCTGCCCCGCAGGGCGCGGGGGTGgccccaggactcctgggccccctgagCACCCTACCCCCTCCCCCAGGAGTACCTGGGCCTGGCGGACGAGACGCTCTACCTGGCCGTGCACCTGATGAACGCCTACATGGCCGCGGCACGCGTGCGCGCGCCCACCCTGCAGCTCCTCGGCCTCGCCTGCCTCTTCGTCGCCTGCAAGGTGGAGGAGAGTGCGCTGCCCCAGGtacccgcccggacgcctgggtcccgcggaggcggggggaagggggggtgtgCAGACGCCCATGGCGGCCTGTCCCCCGCAGCCGGCCGAGCTCTGCTTCCTGACGGCGGGCGCCTTCAGCCGCCGGGAGCTGCTGCGCATGGAGTGGAGGCTGCTGGGGCACCTGCGCTTCGAGCTGCACTACAccagcccgctgctgctgctccggctcctGGCGGCCCTGGGCCGCTGCGGCCCCGAggtgagcgcggggcgggggcgcccggacgccggggtcccgtGGTGGGCGCGGGTGCCCACGGCTGCCCTCCGTCCCCAGGTGTCCCAGCTGGCCACGTACTTCTTGGAGCTGTCGCTGCTGGAGGCTGAGTGCATGGGCTTCGAGCCGGCGCTGCTGGCCGCGGCCGCCCTGTGCCTGGCACAGCGGgtgctgcaggaggaagaggggCCGCAGGGCGCCCtgccggcccccccagccctgtaCAGgtaggagggggccggggccgggcggcgcggccgggaccCCGCTGACGGCCGCTCTccttgcagggaggaggaggtgcGCGCCGTGCACCCAGCCCtggcccgcgccgccctccgcgccggcACCGCCAGCCCGCGCGCCGTCTTCCGCAAGtacgcccggccgcgccggctcGGCGCCAGCGCCCGCCCGGCCATCGCCCGCTCGGCCTACCTGGCCCGTGCCGCGGCGCCCTGATgggcagggggtgggaggggggcacgCTGCATGCTTTTGTCTAATAAAGAGTCTTTTAGCCCCAAATGCACTGTGCAAGGGGGGGCCCAACCTGGTGCCTCTCCCCTGGGCTGTGGAGTGCCCTGGTGGGGGGCTGGATTTGTCCCCCCTTTTGCATTGCAGCATCCTTCCCCCATGTACACATCCCCCTGAGCCCCAAGGGTGCAGgtgcccctgggtggggggggttcCCTGGTGGGGGGCTGGATTCACCCCCCTTTTGCATTGCAGCATTCCCCACCATGCACACATCCCCCCAAGCCCCAGCGATGGGGGGTGTCCTGGGTGGGGGTGCCCCTGGTTGGGGGGACACCATGGGGGCTCTCCCCACTCACCCCCCAGCAAAGCCACGCTTCTGGGCCAGGCAGgacccactgccctggggagcccGCGGCAGCCGCCCGCGCCCTCTGCAGCGGTGCGCTGGGATATTCCCACAATGCACCGGGGGGAGCGGTCCCCGGCGCTGCAGCGGcgcgcggggctggagccggcggcggagccagggcccccccgggccgggtGGCATGGCAGGGCgctgagcggcggcggggccatgcagcagccgggggccggcggggagccggcaCTGGAGCGGCAGATCCAGGCGGCCGTGGCCTTCAAGGCTGAGGCCGCCCGCTGCTACCGGGAGAAGAAGTTCCGCGAGGCCATTGGCAAGTACCACCGGGCTCTGCTGCAGCTCAAGGGGCtgcggggcccccccggcgccccccccggcAGTGCCCCCCTCTCCGCCCGCCAGCGGGACCTGGTGGAGAGCACCGAGGTGGAGTGCTACGACAGCCTCACCGGTGAGCGGGGCCCCAGCACcgctgcccggacacctgggcccccgtgggtggggaggggcaggCAGCGAGCGTGTGGGTTGtgctgcttggggggggggaggatggtgGAGGGGCCCCCGCAGTGCCCGGGGCTGGCAGGGGTGGAAGGTGGGTGCACGGGGTGGGGTGCAGTGCACGCAGGGTGGGTGCAGTGCATGCAGGGCTTCATGTGCAGGTTGCAGGGAGTGCAGTGCCACGTGTACATGATGCAGTGTGGGGGCAGTGCATGCACAGCGGGGTGCAGCGCATGCCAGGTTGTGTGTATGGGATGCAGGGGATGCAGTGCCGTGTGTACGTGAGGCAGTGTGGGGGGCAGTGCACGCAGGGCTGTGTGTACGGGGTGCCGGGCAGGACGCAGTATGCATAGTGCCATGCATACAGGGTGCAGCAGACGCAGCGTAGGGCACTGGGGATGCAATGCGGGCACAGCAGATGCAGCTGAGGGTGCAGCACCGGGCGCAAGGCCCGGCGCGACGGCTGCAGGGCACAGCGGGTGCCAGCAGTGCAGCGCAGGGCACGGTGGGTGCCGTGCGTGCAGGGCAGCGCCTGTGGTGCGGCGGGGATGCGGTGCGGGTGCAGGAGAGGCAGTGCAGCGTGCGGGTCCGGGGCGGTGGGGGCCACCGCCGCTGAGCCCCCCGCAGCCTGCCTGCTGCAGTCGGAGCTGGTGAACTACGAGCGGGTGCGCGAGTACTGCCTCAAGGTGCTGGAGCGGCAGCGCAGCAACTTCAAGGCCACGTACCGGGCCGGCGTCGCCTTCTACCACCTGGGCGACTACGAGAGCGCCCTGCTCTACCTGCGCGAGGCCCGGAGCCGGCAGCCCGCcggtgagcggggctgggggggctggggggggagccCGGCGCTCCACCGCCCCTGGGCACTTGGGGGCACCCATGCAAGccggtgggg is a window encoding:
- the CCNP gene encoding cyclin-P; the encoded protein is MDLRRTDSSRARGLVLHVRPPPTAAPVCASAGVPGLCAASPGARPLSPVLRARLEGPGAPRETPAAQAEELARALASVGMAPEHDYAGDIFTLAMQRQSSYVFRSWDVLRTVTADMRALVVDWLVQVHEYLGLADETLYLAVHLMNAYMAAARVRAPTLQLLGLACLFVACKVEESALPQPAELCFLTAGAFSRRELLRMEWRLLGHLRFELHYTSPLLLLRLLAALGRCGPEVSQLATYFLELSLLEAECMGFEPALLAAAALCLAQRVLQEEEGPQGALPAPPALYREEEVRAVHPALARAALRAGTASPRAVFRKYARPRRLGASARPAIARSAYLARAAAP
- the TTC9B gene encoding tetratricopeptide repeat protein 9B — its product is MHRGERSPALQRRAGLEPAAEPGPPRAGWHGRALSGGGAMQQPGAGGEPALERQIQAAVAFKAEAARCYREKKFREAIGKYHRALLQLKGLRGPPGAPPGSAPLSARQRDLVESTEVECYDSLTACLLQSELVNYERVREYCLKVLERQRSNFKATYRAGVAFYHLGDYESALLYLREARSRQPADTNVLRYIQLTEMKITRSGQRERDSYKDLIA